The following proteins are co-located in the Vidua macroura isolate BioBank_ID:100142 chromosome 1, ASM2450914v1, whole genome shotgun sequence genome:
- the LOC128810034 gene encoding fibrous sheath CABYR-binding protein-like: protein MSRKEELNAHSQPREGQPLLYRRRQQQVTPRQPQAAPQVTWTTITPIPGDRPTLFPRIIPSWSPTRSRTRRGNQGGGRSVPRSSVTGPRRLSVSDLPPLHGPQLTLAPPQQLSAQSSRASTDCVKLPPLPAAAAASGSSPRGTARAVGPMSWGQRKHVPPPPWGTLASGRAQGTLSPGSRTGGLWNGSAARQGHRLPPVTPARGAPLRTGVQPAWKPVWCSVCENPQPCATSVKELEEKREEEEHPETQAAGEQDRDLQSASLAPLEENEEKREELEKVEEDRMYAELFGEIFFSMGNEESAMTSSCDLRDPSGATPEAAADPSVPLSACSMAEEARGEAQNYLELVSRELLADLGSDSEDSPSLETLLNELLEKWEREEAAGERAGEVESPLSIPPRDEELEPAATPPDSDLSDQGHSEPLPEEAKVFAVCAAPADAADEADAAGTEAGRAQAAPAQEKPCGDEAPAGACPAPAQPLARSVPAGPAGSAAVPQSPAPRRWRSMAKRARRALRRLFSCSCLRGQPEE, encoded by the exons ATGTCAAGGAAGGAGGAACTAAATGCTCACAGCCAGCCCCGTGaggggcagccactgctgtaCCGGCGGCGGCAGCAACAG gTGACCCCCAGGCAGCCACAGGCAGCACCTCAGGTCACCTGGACAACCATCACacccatccctggggacaggcccaCTCTGTTCCCCAGAATCATCCCGTCATGGAGCCCCACCAGGTCCCGCACACGCAGGGGCAACCAGGGGGGCGGGCGCTCCGTGCCCCgcagcagtgtcacagggcCACGGAGATTGTCCGTGTCGGACTTGCCGCCTCTCCACGGCCCTCAGTTGACACTGGCccccccacagcagctcagtgctCAAAGCTCAAGGGCATCCACTGACTGCGTTAAGCTgccccctctgccagcagcagcagcagcctctggatCCTCTCCCAGAGGCACAGCACGTGCTGTGGGCCCCATGTCCTGGGGCCAGCGAAAGCATGTGCCACCTCCTCCATGGGGCACTCTGGCttcaggcagagcccagggaacaCTTTCCCCGGGGAGCAGAACCGGAGGGCTCTGGAATGGGTCAGCAGCAAGGCAGGGCCACCGCCTGCCACCCGTGACACCTGCACGCGGCGCGCCGCTCCGCACCGGGGTGCAGCCGGCTTGGAAGCCTGTGTGGTGCTCTGTCTGTGAAaacccacagccctgtgccactTCTGtaaaggagctggaggaaaagcgggaggaggaagagcaccCAGaaacacaggctgcaggagagcaggaccgAGACCTGCAGAGCGCATCCCTTGCCCCGTTGGAAGAGAACGAG GAAAAGcgagaggagctggagaaggtggAGGAAGACAGAATGTACGCAGAGCTCTTTGGAGAGATCTTCTTCTCCATGGGCAATGAAGAAAGTGCCATGACGTCCAGCTGTGATCTCAGGGATCCATCAGGTGCCACGCCGGAAGCAGCTGCAGACCCCTCGGTGCCACTCAGTGCTTGCAGCATGGCAGAAGAGGCCAGAGGAGAGGCACAAAACTACTTGGAGCTTGTGTCTCGTGAGCTGTTGGCAGACTTGGGGTCTGACTCTGAGGATTCGCCGTCGCTGGAAACTCTTCTGAACGAGCTCCTGGAGAAGTGGGAGCGAGAAGAAGCGGCAGGAGAGCGGGCCGGAGAAGTAGAGAGCCCGTTGTCCATCCCGCCGCGAGACGAAGAGTTAGAGCCAGCAGCTACTCCTCCGGACAGCGACCTGAGCGACCAGGGGCACAGCGAGCCTCTCCCCGAGGAGGCAAAGGTGTTTGCGGTTTGCGCCGCGCCTGCCGATGCCGCGGACGAGGCCGACGCGGCAGGCACGGAGGCTGGCCGTGCCCAGGCCGCCCCTGCCCAGGAAAAGCCCTGCGGGGATGAAGCGCCGGCAGGAGCTTGCCCGGcgcctgcccagcccctggcccgCAGCGTTCCTGCCGGCCCCGCTGGCAGCGCAGCCGTCCCGCAGTCCCCGGCCCCACGGCGATGGCGCTCCATGGCCAAGAGGGCCCGGCGGGCTCTGCGCCGccttttctcctgcagctgcctcagggGGCAGCCGGAGGAGTGA
- the LOC128809978 gene encoding uncharacterized protein LOC128809978, producing MLRKEEVNAHSQPREGQPLLYRRRQQQVTPRQPQAAPQVTWTTITPIPGDRPTLFPRTIPSWSPTRSRTRRGNQGGGRSVPRSSVTGPRRLSVSDLPPLHGPQLTLAPPQQLSAQSSRASTDCVKLPPLPAAAAASGSSPRGTARAVGPMSWGQRKHVPPPPWGTLASGRAQGTLSLGSRTGGLWNGSAARQGHRLPPVTPARGAPLRTGVQPAWKPVWRSVKTHSPVSLL from the exons ATGTTAAGGAAGGAGGAAGTGAATGCTCACAGCCAGCCCCGTGaggggcagccactgctgtaCCGGCGGCGGCAGCAACAG gTGACCCCCAGGCAGCCACAGGCAGCACCTCAGGTCACCTGGACAACCATCACacccatccctggggacaggcccaCTCTGTTCCCCAGAACCATCCCGTCATGGAGCCCCACCAGGTCCCGCACACGCAGGGGCAACCAGGGGGGCGGGCGCTCCGTGCCCCgcagcagtgtcacagggcCACGGAGATTGTCCGTGTCGGACTTGCCGCCTCTCCACGGCCCTCAGTTGACACTGGCccctccacagcagctcagtgctCAAAGCTCAAGGGCATCCACTGACTGCGTTAAGCTgccccctctgccagcagcagcagcagcctctggatCCTCTCCCAGAGGCACAGCACGTGCTGTGGGCCCCATGTCCTGGGGCCAGCGAAAGCATGTGCCACCTCCTCCATGGGGCACTCTGGCttcaggcagagcccagggaacactttccctggggagcagaaCTGGAGGGCTCTGGAATGGGTCAGCAGCAAGGCAGGGCCACCGCCTGCCACCCGTGACACCTGCACGCGGCGCGCCGCTCCGCACCGGGGTGCAGCCGGCTTGGAAGCCTGTGTGGCGCTCTGTGAAAACCCACAGCCCTGTGTCACTTCTGtaa